From Streptomyces asiaticus, one genomic window encodes:
- a CDS encoding MerR family transcriptional regulator yields MDDDEPLMGIGAFARRVGLAPSALRFYDDCAVLRPARVDAATGYRYYAPEQAPRAALLRRLRDAGLPLVEATAVLDGPPEEARELLRDHLRRTRESAAAARAAIEDVLRTLPGGARRAQVRIGGAELAGAVRQVGSAVASGAVRAEFPVLGCVLVELAEQELRLVATDRYRLSVRALRPLAISGEPCGLPVGVEELREVAGRVRGLAEVAIEVDGDDVRVRGGGEERALAVADEMFPAYRMVLDGLAAARHRVITDRAALCAVVAGWGGDGPVVLRTGDGGLTVEGGPALPAVADGAPSSAAVDGTAPPPAVADGPPLSALSTGPPLRIAFDPAALVPALEAGVGPDVLLEIASDSEPVVVRSADQGSFTTLVMPVRTP; encoded by the coding sequence ATGGACGACGACGAGCCCCTGATGGGCATCGGCGCCTTCGCCCGCCGGGTCGGGCTGGCGCCGAGCGCGCTGCGGTTCTACGACGACTGCGCGGTGCTGCGGCCCGCGCGGGTGGACGCGGCCACCGGGTATCGGTACTACGCCCCGGAGCAGGCGCCCCGCGCCGCGCTGCTGCGGCGGCTGCGGGACGCCGGGCTGCCGCTGGTCGAGGCGACGGCCGTGCTGGACGGGCCGCCCGAAGAGGCCCGGGAGCTGCTGCGGGACCATCTGCGACGGACCAGGGAGTCCGCGGCGGCCGCCCGTGCGGCCATCGAGGACGTGCTGCGCACCCTGCCGGGCGGGGCGCGCCGAGCCCAGGTCCGGATCGGCGGCGCCGAGCTGGCGGGCGCGGTGCGACAGGTGGGCTCGGCGGTGGCGTCCGGTGCGGTGCGGGCGGAGTTTCCGGTGCTGGGCTGCGTCTTGGTCGAGCTCGCCGAGCAGGAGCTGCGGCTGGTGGCCACCGACCGCTACCGGCTGTCCGTACGGGCGCTGCGGCCGCTCGCGATCAGCGGTGAGCCGTGTGGGCTGCCGGTCGGTGTGGAGGAGTTGCGGGAGGTCGCGGGGCGGGTGCGGGGGCTGGCGGAGGTCGCGATCGAGGTGGATGGGGACGACGTCCGCGTACGTGGGGGCGGGGAGGAGCGGGCGCTTGCCGTCGCGGATGAGATGTTTCCCGCGTACCGCATGGTGCTCGACGGACTGGCTGCCGCCCGGCATCGGGTGATCACCGATCGGGCGGCGCTGTGTGCGGTTGTTGCGGGGTGGGGTGGTGACGGGCCGGTGGTGCTGCGGACCGGTGACGGCGGGCTGACGGTCGAGGGTGGCCCGGCGCTGCCCGCCGTCGCGGACGGTGCGCCATCGTCGGCCGCCGTGGATGGCACCGCGCCACCGCCCGCCGTCGCAGACGGGCCTCCGTTGTCCGCCCTCTCCACCGGGCCGCCGCTGCGCATCGCCTTCGACCCGGCCGCCCTCGTGCCCGCGCTGGAGGCCGGTGTGGGGCCGGACGTGCTGCTGGAGATCGCCTCGGACAGCGAGCCCGTCGTCGTCCGTTCCGCCGATCAGGGCAGTTTCACGACGCTCGTCATGCCCGTCCGGACCCCGTGA
- a CDS encoding VOC family protein, with product MTETAKGTRFTEIGRVAVTVADQDRALDFYVNTLGFEKRADIPFGDGMRWIEVGPAGAPTGIALVLPREGQTAEGTETGLILTSADIDADHATLRSRGVDTDPEVQRWGAPVPPMFGFRDADGNSLMVVQND from the coding sequence ATGACCGAGACCGCGAAGGGCACCCGGTTCACCGAGATCGGCCGGGTCGCCGTCACCGTCGCCGACCAGGACCGGGCGCTCGATTTCTACGTCAACACCCTCGGCTTCGAGAAGCGCGCCGACATTCCCTTCGGCGACGGCATGCGCTGGATCGAGGTGGGCCCGGCAGGCGCCCCGACCGGCATCGCGCTCGTCCTCCCGCGCGAGGGCCAAACCGCTGAGGGCACCGAGACGGGCCTGATCCTCACCTCCGCGGACATCGACGCCGACCACGCCACCCTGCGCTCCCGCGGCGTCGACACCGACCCCGAGGTCCAGCGCTGGGGCGCCCCGGTCCCGCCGATGTTCGGCTTCCGCGACGCGGACGGCAACTCCCTGATGGTCGTCCAGAACGACTGA
- a CDS encoding STM4015 family protein — MRRHDDHLEELYGLPAFTFPAPGETATLPEPDAVAWRIGYERWESEERWVETFGRFCAEVDITRVRALIVGIWGDVEDTDPSEVIEALLAVRDRLPALRSVFLGDITDEECSLSRISQTDVTPLLTGFPALEDFGVRAGWGTSLGETLKLEFPALRHDALRRLTVQSSGLPGGVVRGVGASELPALVHLDLWLGSNDTGGDCEVADLEPILSGARMPRLRHLALRNSEIQDEVAAAVASAPVVARLEVLDLSMGILSDDGAAALLSGQPLTHLTKLDLHYNFLSEPFRQRIRQALEPAGVEVDLDQSDVDYEADGTVWRSICVEGLP, encoded by the coding sequence ATGAGAAGGCACGACGATCACCTTGAGGAGCTGTACGGCCTCCCGGCTTTCACGTTTCCCGCGCCCGGCGAGACAGCAACCCTGCCCGAACCCGACGCCGTGGCCTGGCGGATCGGCTATGAGAGGTGGGAATCCGAGGAGAGGTGGGTGGAGACCTTCGGCCGCTTCTGTGCCGAGGTCGACATCACGCGGGTCCGCGCTCTGATCGTCGGCATCTGGGGCGATGTGGAAGACACCGATCCGTCCGAGGTCATCGAAGCGCTGTTGGCCGTGCGCGACCGGCTGCCCGCCCTGCGGTCGGTGTTCCTCGGGGACATCACGGACGAGGAGTGCAGTCTCTCCCGGATCAGCCAGACCGACGTCACACCGCTGCTGACCGGCTTTCCCGCACTGGAGGATTTCGGCGTGCGCGCGGGGTGGGGCACCAGCCTGGGAGAAACATTGAAGCTGGAGTTCCCCGCCCTGCGCCATGACGCGCTGCGCAGGCTGACCGTGCAAAGCAGTGGCCTGCCGGGTGGCGTCGTGCGCGGTGTGGGGGCGAGCGAACTGCCCGCGCTGGTCCACCTCGACCTGTGGCTGGGCAGCAACGACACCGGTGGGGACTGTGAGGTGGCCGATCTGGAGCCGATCCTGTCCGGTGCCCGGATGCCCCGGCTGCGGCACCTGGCCCTGCGCAACAGCGAGATCCAGGACGAGGTCGCCGCCGCCGTGGCGTCCGCCCCGGTGGTCGCTCGGCTCGAGGTGCTCGACCTTTCCATGGGCATCCTGAGCGACGACGGCGCCGCCGCCCTCCTCAGCGGCCAGCCGCTGACCCACCTCACAAAGCTGGACCTGCACTACAACTTCCTCAGCGAGCCCTTCCGGCAGCGCATACGCCAAGCGCTCGAACCCGCGGGCGTCGAAGTGGATCTCGATCAGAGTGACGTCGACTACGAGGCCGACGGCACCGTCTGGCGCTCCATCTGTGTTGAGGGGCTCCCCTAA
- a CDS encoding gas vesicle protein K: MSTPVPSAPSRVDIDRDSVGRDLVALVLTVVELLRQLMERQAIRRIDAGGLTDDQIERIGTTLMLLDQRMAELCDQHGLTPDDLNLDLGPLGTLLPRD, encoded by the coding sequence ATGAGCACGCCGGTCCCCTCCGCCCCGTCCCGCGTCGACATCGACCGCGACTCGGTCGGCCGCGACCTGGTGGCCCTGGTGCTGACGGTCGTCGAACTCCTCCGCCAGCTGATGGAGCGCCAGGCCATCCGCCGCATCGACGCGGGCGGCCTCACCGACGACCAGATCGAGCGCATCGGCACCACGCTGATGCTGCTCGACCAGCGCATGGCGGAGCTGTGCGACCAGCACGGCCTGACACCGGACGACCTCAACCTGGACCTCGGCCCGCTGGGCACCCTGCTCCCCCGCGACTAG
- a CDS encoding gas vesicle protein, whose protein sequence is MGPLGVPLVDLLDRVLATGVVISGDLVIAIAEVPLVRLSLHALLSSVNERVRAPWTDSGPL, encoded by the coding sequence CTGGGCCCGCTCGGCGTCCCCCTCGTGGACCTCCTCGACCGGGTGCTCGCCACCGGCGTCGTCATCAGCGGCGACCTGGTCATCGCGATCGCCGAGGTCCCCCTCGTCCGCCTCTCCCTGCACGCCCTGCTCTCCTCGGTCAACGAACGGGTGCGGGCCCCGTGGACCGACAGCGGCCCGCTATGA
- a CDS encoding GvpL/GvpF family gas vesicle protein — translation MTRAEPPTLTYAFAVCRGDGLTDPAEPLAELPGLGTGAPVRTLAAGPLTAVVQDVPAAGYGEAALRRRLSDGAELERCARAHHAVITAASALAPAVPLPLATVYLDDGRVREALGDRQTSLLTALDRIAGRVEWGVKVYAPTGPPPEAAPAPSDGPGSGRAYLDRVRTRQRGREQRHTLALRAAERVDTVVRGLAVAARRLRPHGVEVTGKHRTHVLNAAYLLDLGRERELRAALASLRHDEADVRIELSGPWVPYSFVDGGITDAGATP, via the coding sequence ATGACCCGCGCCGAACCCCCCACCCTCACCTACGCCTTCGCGGTCTGCCGGGGCGACGGCCTCACCGACCCGGCGGAACCGTTGGCGGAACTCCCCGGGCTCGGCACCGGCGCCCCGGTCCGCACGCTCGCGGCGGGCCCGCTCACCGCCGTGGTCCAGGACGTGCCCGCGGCCGGGTACGGCGAGGCGGCGCTGCGCCGGCGGCTGTCCGACGGCGCCGAGCTGGAGCGCTGCGCCCGCGCCCACCACGCGGTGATCACGGCGGCGTCGGCGCTGGCCCCGGCCGTTCCGCTGCCCCTGGCCACGGTCTATCTCGACGACGGCCGCGTCCGCGAGGCCCTGGGCGACCGGCAGACGTCCTTGCTGACCGCCCTGGACCGGATCGCGGGCCGGGTCGAATGGGGCGTCAAGGTCTACGCCCCCACGGGGCCGCCGCCCGAAGCGGCCCCCGCCCCGTCGGACGGCCCCGGGAGCGGCCGCGCCTATCTGGACCGCGTCCGCACCCGGCAGCGCGGCCGCGAACAGCGCCACACCCTGGCGCTGCGGGCCGCCGAGCGGGTGGACACCGTCGTCCGGGGCCTCGCCGTGGCCGCGCGCCGGCTGCGCCCGCACGGCGTCGAGGTGACCGGGAAGCACCGCACCCATGTGCTGAACGCGGCCTACCTGCTCGACCTGGGCCGGGAGCGCGAACTGCGCGCCGCGCTCGCGTCGTTGCGCCACGACGAGGCGGACGTGCGGATCGAACTCTCCGGACCGTGGGTGCCGTACTCCTTCGTCGACGGAGGAATCACGGACGCGGGGGCGACCCCATGA
- a CDS encoding gas vesicle protein produces MTERGLIDPPTVNDERHPSDLAEILERVLDKGIVIAGDIKIDLLDIELLTIRLRLFISSVDTARKAGIDWWETDPALSSRAARDTLAQENADLRTRLHALESRIGAEELSTVGAAEEERRP; encoded by the coding sequence ATGACTGAACGCGGTCTGATCGACCCCCCGACCGTGAACGACGAGCGGCACCCCTCCGACCTCGCCGAGATCCTGGAGCGGGTCCTGGACAAGGGCATCGTGATCGCCGGGGACATCAAGATCGACCTGCTGGACATCGAACTGCTCACCATCCGGCTGCGGTTGTTCATCTCCTCCGTGGACACCGCCCGTAAGGCCGGCATCGACTGGTGGGAAACCGATCCCGCGCTCTCGTCGCGCGCCGCGCGGGACACCCTCGCCCAGGAGAACGCGGACCTGCGGACGCGGCTTCACGCCCTGGAGTCACGGATCGGCGCAGAGGAGCTGAGCACGGTCGGCGCGGCCGAGGAGGAGAGGCGCCCATGA
- a CDS encoding gas vesicle protein GvpG, protein MGVLSQVVLFPLAPVRGVVWIAERVRDMAEEEMCHPSVLRARLAALNEALESGAIGPEEFDREEDRLLELLERSGGRGGPGGRGGRAGVRHHD, encoded by the coding sequence ATGGGCGTACTGAGCCAGGTCGTCCTCTTCCCGCTGGCGCCGGTGCGCGGGGTGGTGTGGATCGCGGAGCGCGTGCGGGACATGGCGGAGGAGGAGATGTGCCATCCGTCGGTGCTGCGCGCCCGGCTCGCCGCGCTGAACGAGGCGCTGGAGTCGGGGGCGATCGGCCCGGAGGAGTTCGACCGGGAGGAGGACCGGCTGCTGGAGCTGCTGGAGCGCTCGGGCGGCCGGGGAGGCCCGGGCGGCCGGGGAGGAAGGGCGGGGGTGCGACACCATGACTGA
- a CDS encoding GvpL/GvpF family gas vesicle protein: MTAPAPAPQSVYVYGVVRASHTVPPGRTGVGERPAPVRTVRAGALAAVISDAPARLRAKRRDLLAHQDLALTLGRDGPVLPMRFGMVAPDEESVRRQLLCTQHDCLAALERLEGRVEMNLKALPTEADLGALVREDPEVSRLRTAARRAPGYEASVRLGEAVARGLRRRAAAAAATVLAELSAVADATVHGPEVEGCVLNASFLLDRREQRRFEGTVERLAAAHRDRAELRLTGPLPCYSFTEGRV; encoded by the coding sequence ATGACCGCGCCCGCGCCCGCACCGCAGAGCGTGTACGTCTACGGCGTCGTCCGCGCCTCCCACACGGTGCCGCCCGGCCGCACCGGGGTGGGCGAGCGGCCCGCCCCGGTCCGTACCGTCCGGGCCGGAGCGCTGGCCGCGGTGATCAGCGACGCTCCGGCCCGGCTGCGCGCCAAGCGCCGCGACCTCCTCGCCCACCAGGACCTCGCCCTGACGCTGGGGCGGGACGGGCCGGTGCTGCCGATGCGCTTCGGCATGGTCGCCCCCGACGAGGAGTCGGTGCGGCGGCAGCTGCTGTGCACACAGCACGACTGTCTGGCCGCGCTGGAACGCCTCGAGGGACGCGTGGAGATGAACCTCAAGGCGCTGCCCACCGAGGCCGACCTGGGCGCGCTGGTACGGGAGGACCCCGAGGTGAGCCGGTTGCGCACCGCCGCGCGCCGGGCCCCGGGGTACGAGGCCAGCGTCCGGCTCGGCGAGGCCGTGGCGCGCGGGCTGAGGCGCAGGGCGGCGGCCGCCGCGGCCACGGTGCTCGCGGAGCTCTCGGCCGTGGCGGACGCCACGGTGCACGGCCCGGAGGTCGAGGGGTGCGTGCTCAACGCCTCGTTCCTGCTGGACCGGCGCGAGCAGCGGCGGTTCGAGGGCACCGTGGAACGCCTCGCGGCCGCCCACCGCGACCGGGCCGAACTGCGGCTCACCGGCCCGCTGCCCTGCTACAGCTTCACGGAAGGCCGGGTCTGA
- the gvpJ gene encoding gas vesicle protein GvpJ yields MPSGTYTEEVVCIQRTGTLYDCLELILDRGMVIDVFIRVSLVGIEILKIDARIVVASVDTYLRFAEACNRLDLEFDRSKTVPELLGGMAGGGGSPAGGMATGLAKKKAKKAVAGVGEKVKRAVGADDEEGEEGEREERESRPRRRSAPTRRRSPSASEED; encoded by the coding sequence ATGCCCAGTGGCACTTACACGGAAGAGGTCGTCTGCATCCAGCGGACCGGCACCCTCTACGACTGCCTGGAACTCATCCTCGACCGGGGCATGGTGATCGACGTCTTCATCCGGGTCTCCCTCGTCGGCATCGAGATCCTGAAGATCGACGCCCGGATCGTGGTCGCCAGCGTGGACACGTACCTCCGCTTCGCCGAGGCCTGCAACCGTCTGGACCTCGAATTCGACCGCAGCAAGACCGTTCCGGAACTGCTGGGCGGGATGGCGGGCGGCGGCGGGAGTCCGGCCGGGGGCATGGCCACCGGCCTCGCCAAGAAGAAGGCCAAGAAGGCGGTGGCGGGCGTGGGCGAGAAGGTCAAGCGGGCCGTCGGGGCCGATGACGAGGAGGGGGAAGAAGGGGAGCGGGAGGAGCGGGAGAGCCGCCCCCGGCGGCGCAGTGCCCCCACCCGCCGCCGTTCACCGTCTGCCTCCGAGGAGGACTGA
- a CDS encoding gas vesicle protein, which translates to MAERDPRPSPTRTSTRPRAPKPAEAARHACEQLASLIVHEPEGVSGVARHEDGWLVSVDVLEVARIPDTTSLLATYEVRIDERGELQEYRRVRRYRRGAADDC; encoded by the coding sequence ATGGCAGAGCGAGACCCGCGCCCATCGCCCACCAGGACGAGTACCCGGCCCCGAGCCCCCAAACCGGCCGAGGCCGCCCGGCACGCGTGCGAACAGCTCGCCTCACTGATCGTCCATGAGCCCGAGGGCGTCAGCGGCGTGGCCCGCCACGAGGACGGCTGGCTCGTCAGCGTGGACGTCCTCGAGGTCGCCCGGATCCCCGACACCACCAGCCTGCTGGCCACGTACGAGGTGCGCATCGACGAGCGGGGCGAGCTCCAGGAATACCGGAGGGTCCGCCGCTACCGGCGCGGTGCGGCCGACGACTGCTGA
- the mfd gene encoding transcription-repair coupling factor → MSLTGLLDAVVRDPALAEAVRGAADGHRPHVDLVGPPAARPFAIAALARSAGRPVLAVTATGREAEDLAAALRSLLPPDGVVEYPSWETLPHERLSPRSDTVGRRLAVLRRLAHPSPDDPAAGPVSVVVAPVRSVLQPQVKGLGDLEPVSLRAGQTADLEEIVDGLGAAAYSRVELVEKRGEFAVRGGILDVFPPTEEHPLRIEFWGDDIEEIRYFKVADQRSLEVAEHGLWAPPCRELLLTDDVRERAAALAEAHPELGELLGKIAEGIAVEGMESLAPVLVDDMELLLDVLPAGSMTVVCEPERVRTRAADLVATSQEFLQASWAATAGGGEAPIDVGAASLWSIADVRDRARELGMMWWSVSPFAADEELDADTVKLGMHATESYRGDTARALADTKGWLADGWRTVYVTEGHGPASRTVEVLGGEGIAARLDGDLTEIKPSVVHVACGSIDYGFIDPALKLAVLTETDLSGQKAAGKDGARMPARRRKTIDPLTLEAGDFIVHEQHGVGRYIEMVQRTVQGATREYLVVEYAPAKRGQPGDRLFVPTDQLEQVTKYVGGEAPTLHRLGGADWTKTKARAKKAVKEIAADLIKLYSARMAAPGHAFGADTPWQRELEDAFPYAETPDQLTTIAEVKEDMEKSVPMDRLICGDVGYGKTEIAVRAAFKAVQDGKQVAVLVPTTLLVQQHFGTFGERYGQFPVNVRALSRFQTDTEAKAVLEGLRDGSVDIVIGTHRLFSSETKFKDLGLVIVDEEQRFGVEHKEQLKKLRANVDVLTMSATPIPRTLEMAVTGIREMSTITTPPEERHPVLTFVGPYEQKQIGAAIRRELLREGQVFYIHNRVESIDRAAARLREIVPEARIATAHGQMSEGALEQVVVDFWEKKFDVLVSTTIVESGIDISNANTLIVERGDNFGLSQLHQLRGRVGRGRERGYAYFLYPPEKPLTETAHERLATIAQHTEMGAGMYVAMKDLEIRGAGNLLGGEQSGHIAGVGFDLYVRMVGEAVADYRASIEAGEGEPVEAPLEVKIELPVDAHVPHDYAPGERLRLQAYRAIASASSEDDIRAVREELTDRYGKLPEPVENLLLVAGLRLLARACGVTDITLQGSNIRFSPVELRESQELRLKRLYQRSVIKPATKQVLVPRPATARIGGKPLVGRELLAWTGEFLTSILGS, encoded by the coding sequence ATGAGCCTCACCGGTCTGCTCGACGCCGTCGTAAGGGACCCCGCGCTCGCCGAGGCGGTGCGCGGCGCCGCCGACGGCCATCGCCCCCATGTCGATCTGGTCGGCCCGCCCGCCGCCCGTCCGTTCGCCATCGCCGCGCTGGCGCGCTCCGCGGGCCGTCCCGTGCTCGCGGTGACGGCCACCGGCCGGGAGGCGGAGGACCTCGCGGCGGCGCTGCGCTCGCTGCTGCCGCCGGACGGGGTGGTGGAGTACCCGTCCTGGGAGACGCTGCCGCACGAGCGGCTCTCCCCGCGCTCGGACACGGTCGGGCGGCGCCTCGCGGTGCTGCGCAGGCTGGCCCATCCGAGCCCGGACGACCCGGCGGCCGGTCCCGTCTCGGTCGTCGTCGCGCCCGTGCGGTCCGTGCTCCAGCCGCAGGTCAAGGGGCTCGGTGACCTGGAGCCGGTGAGCCTGCGGGCCGGGCAGACCGCCGATCTGGAGGAGATCGTGGACGGGCTCGGGGCCGCCGCGTACTCCCGGGTCGAACTGGTCGAGAAGCGCGGTGAGTTCGCCGTGCGCGGCGGCATCCTGGACGTCTTCCCGCCGACCGAGGAGCATCCGCTCCGGATCGAGTTCTGGGGCGACGACATCGAGGAGATCCGCTACTTCAAGGTGGCCGATCAGCGGTCCCTGGAGGTCGCCGAGCACGGGCTGTGGGCCCCGCCCTGCCGGGAGCTGCTGCTGACCGACGACGTACGGGAGCGGGCCGCGGCCCTCGCCGAGGCCCATCCCGAGCTGGGCGAGCTGCTCGGCAAGATCGCCGAGGGGATCGCGGTCGAGGGCATGGAGTCCCTGGCCCCCGTCCTGGTGGACGACATGGAGCTGCTGCTCGACGTCCTCCCGGCGGGCAGTATGACGGTCGTCTGCGAGCCGGAGCGGGTGCGCACCCGGGCGGCGGACCTGGTGGCCACCAGCCAGGAGTTCCTCCAGGCGTCCTGGGCGGCCACGGCCGGGGGAGGGGAGGCCCCGATCGACGTCGGCGCGGCCTCCCTGTGGAGCATCGCGGACGTCCGCGACCGCGCCCGTGAGCTGGGCATGATGTGGTGGTCGGTGAGCCCCTTCGCGGCCGACGAGGAGCTCGACGCGGACACCGTCAAGCTCGGTATGCACGCCACCGAGAGCTACCGCGGCGACACCGCCCGGGCGCTGGCCGACACCAAGGGCTGGCTCGCCGACGGCTGGCGCACGGTCTATGTGACCGAGGGCCACGGCCCCGCCTCCCGCACCGTCGAGGTGCTCGGCGGCGAGGGGATCGCGGCCCGGCTGGACGGCGACCTCACCGAGATCAAGCCGTCCGTGGTGCATGTGGCCTGCGGCTCGATCGACTACGGCTTCATCGACCCGGCCCTGAAGCTGGCCGTGCTGACCGAGACCGATCTGTCCGGGCAGAAGGCCGCGGGCAAGGACGGGGCGCGGATGCCCGCGCGCCGCCGTAAGACCATCGATCCGCTCACCCTCGAGGCGGGCGACTTCATCGTCCACGAGCAGCACGGCGTGGGCCGCTACATCGAGATGGTGCAGCGCACCGTCCAGGGCGCCACCCGTGAGTACCTGGTGGTGGAGTACGCCCCGGCCAAGCGCGGCCAGCCCGGCGACCGGCTCTTCGTCCCGACCGACCAGCTGGAGCAGGTCACCAAGTACGTGGGCGGCGAGGCGCCGACCCTGCACCGGCTCGGCGGCGCCGACTGGACCAAGACCAAGGCGCGCGCCAAGAAGGCCGTCAAGGAGATCGCCGCCGACCTGATCAAGCTCTACTCGGCCCGGATGGCGGCGCCCGGCCATGCCTTCGGCGCGGACACCCCCTGGCAGCGCGAGCTGGAGGACGCGTTCCCGTACGCGGAGACCCCCGACCAGCTCACCACCATCGCCGAGGTCAAGGAGGACATGGAGAAGTCGGTTCCGATGGACCGGCTGATCTGCGGCGACGTCGGCTACGGCAAGACCGAGATCGCGGTCCGCGCGGCCTTCAAGGCGGTCCAGGACGGCAAGCAGGTGGCGGTGCTCGTGCCCACGACCCTGCTGGTGCAGCAGCACTTCGGCACCTTCGGCGAGCGGTACGGCCAGTTCCCGGTCAATGTCAGGGCGCTCTCCCGCTTCCAGACCGACACCGAGGCCAAGGCGGTGCTGGAAGGGCTGCGGGACGGCTCGGTCGACATCGTCATCGGCACCCACCGGCTCTTCTCCTCCGAAACCAAGTTCAAGGACCTGGGTCTGGTCATCGTGGACGAGGAGCAGCGCTTCGGCGTCGAGCACAAGGAGCAGCTGAAGAAGCTCCGCGCCAATGTGGACGTGCTGACCATGTCCGCCACGCCCATCCCGCGCACCCTGGAGATGGCGGTCACCGGCATCCGCGAGATGTCCACGATCACCACCCCGCCGGAGGAGCGCCATCCGGTGCTGACCTTCGTCGGACCGTACGAGCAGAAGCAGATCGGCGCGGCGATCCGGCGCGAGCTGCTCCGCGAGGGCCAGGTCTTCTACATCCACAACCGGGTGGAGTCCATCGACCGGGCCGCCGCCCGGCTGCGCGAGATCGTCCCCGAGGCGCGGATCGCCACCGCCCACGGGCAGATGTCGGAGGGCGCGCTGGAGCAGGTCGTGGTCGACTTCTGGGAGAAGAAGTTCGACGTCCTGGTCTCCACGACCATCGTCGAGTCCGGGATCGACATCTCCAACGCCAACACCCTGATCGTCGAGCGCGGCGACAACTTCGGCCTCTCCCAGCTGCACCAGCTGCGCGGCCGGGTCGGGCGAGGGCGCGAGCGCGGTTACGCGTACTTCCTCTACCCGCCCGAGAAGCCGCTCACCGAGACCGCCCATGAGCGGCTGGCCACGATCGCCCAGCACACCGAGATGGGCGCGGGCATGTATGTGGCGATGAAGGACCTGGAGATCCGCGGCGCGGGCAATCTGCTCGGCGGCGAGCAGTCCGGCCATATCGCGGGCGTCGGCTTCGACCTCTACGTCCGGATGGTCGGCGAGGCCGTCGCCGACTACCGCGCCTCGATCGAGGCGGGCGAGGGCGAGCCCGTGGAGGCGCCGCTGGAGGTCAAGATCGAGCTTCCGGTCGACGCGCACGTCCCGCACGACTACGCCCCCGGCGAGCGGCTGCGCCTCCAGGCGTACCGGGCGATCGCCTCCGCGAGCAGCGAGGACGACATCCGCGCCGTCCGCGAGGAGCTCACCGACCGCTACGGCAAGCTCCCCGAGCCGGTGGAGAACCTCCTCCTGGTCGCCGGACTGCGCCTGCTGGCCCGCGCCTGCGGCGTCACGGACATCACCCTCCAGGGCTCCAACATCCGCTTCTCCCCGGTGGAGCTCCGCGAATCCCAGGAGCTGCGCCTCAAGCGCCTCTACCAGCGCTCGGTCATCAAGCCCGCCACCAAGCAGGTCCTGGTGCCCCGCCCCGCCACCGCCCGCATCGGCGGCAAGCCGCTGGTGGGGCGGGAGCTGCTGGCGTGGACCGGGGAGTTCCTGACGTCGATCCTGGGGTCGTGA
- a CDS encoding type II toxin-antitoxin system VapC family toxin gives MIIVDASVLIEALTGDAAAGKAARARLAQDPHWAAPGHLVVETFHAVRGRLLGGKITQARAEDAVAALTGASIESIAIQPLLMRMWELRGQVTGYHAAYIAAAEVYRAPLITGDARLSRCTMARCVIEVLG, from the coding sequence GTGATCATCGTGGACGCGAGCGTCCTCATTGAAGCGCTCACCGGGGACGCCGCCGCCGGGAAGGCGGCCCGTGCGCGCCTCGCTCAGGACCCGCATTGGGCGGCGCCCGGCCATCTCGTCGTCGAGACCTTCCACGCGGTACGCGGTCGGCTCCTCGGAGGGAAGATCACCCAAGCCCGCGCCGAGGACGCCGTGGCCGCGCTGACCGGGGCATCGATCGAGTCGATCGCCATCCAGCCGCTCCTGATGCGCATGTGGGAGCTGCGGGGGCAGGTCACGGGCTACCACGCGGCGTACATCGCGGCGGCGGAGGTGTACCGGGCTCCGCTGATCACTGGTGATGCCCGGCTGAGTCGCTGCACCATGGCGCGCTGCGTGATCGAAGTC